GGCAGGACTTACCGACGGACTAAAGGTTGGCATTGGTTTGTTGGCCCTACACGCCTTATAAGTCCTCTCTGCAAGTTTCCATGCATTTTCTGCGGCTTTTTTATCTAAGGCAAATTTAACTTGAATGGTTTTCTTGGCAGTCTGGTATTTCTTCTTGGCATCCTTGCTTTTGTCGGAAGCATTCCAGGCAGCACGCGCGGTTTCCATTGATGCTAAGTATTCCTTTCGCGCTCCTTCCTTGGCATTTTTCCAGGCTTGTCTTGCCCTCTCAAACGGTTCTTTGCAAGATTCTTTTCTGGCTTTCTCAACTCGTTTTTGTTCCTTTTTGACCTCGGCTTCCAGCTTTTTTTCTTCTGCCTTAACACGACCCCTGTTTTCGTCTGACTTGGGAGTTTTACTGGGAGTGGGACTGACAATTACAGTTGGAGTCGAAGTCGGCGTTGGGCTTACGTCATCTGCAAAAGCCGTAAATGCCGAAAACGCAATCGCCAACGAAACGGTCGTTGAAACTACTCTCTTCATAAATCTTAAAAATGGTCTGGGAATTTGAACTAATCAGCCAAGCTGATTGGTTATTCAAAACCTAAACCGATTGATTAGTTTACTTAAAACTCGCGGTTTCTCGACGCAACCGCTATGTTTAATTATAGCAGTAAACCAAGCGGTGGCAAAGCATGTTGAAAACAGCCAAAAGTAGGAAAGATAGTCCTATCCGTGCCTGGAAATGTTTAAAACGATTCCCAAACCGGCCATAATAGATACCAAAGCCGAACTGCCAAAACTTATAAATGGCAAAGGCAGTCCTGTAAGCGGAATCATGCCGGAGATGGCAAATATATTAATAAGCGCTTGGCCGCAAACCCAAGTTGTTACGCCCAGAACCAGCAGTTCGCCGAATTGATTGCTTACGGTCTTGGCAATATTTATCATGGCTAGCGACAAGGCCAAAAACAGCGAGAGAAGAAAAGCCCCGCCAACAAGGCCAAGCTCTTCAACAACTATCGCGAAAATTGAGTCGCCTACCGGTTCGGGAAGGAAATTTATTTTTTGTCGGCTTTGGCCGAACCCCAAGCCAAAAATACCGCCGGAACCTATTCCCAGAAGAGCCTGGTTAATATGATAAGAAGTATCTTGTTTATCGGACGAAGGATTAAAAAAGGCCTTAAGTCGGTCAAATCTATACGGCTCAACGACCGATAGCGCGCCAAGTAAAATACCCGCGACTAGAATTAAAACAACAAAGTGAGAAAATTTGGCGCCTGCAAAAAAGTACATTGACAAAGCAATTAAGGCAACCAAAACCAACGTTCCCATATCCGGTTGGGATAATAGCAAAACACCAACGAAACCAAGCACCAACAGAAACGGGGCCAATGATTGTATCCTTTCTCCTATTCGTCCGTCTCGCCTGCTGAACCATGCGGCCAGATAAATAACAAGTGAGAGCTTCAGCACCTCCGAAGGTTGGAATGTAAAAATTTTTAGATCCAACCACCTTTGCGCCCCTCTCAAGCCATAGCCGATACCCGGCACGAAAACCAACACCATCAAACCGATTACCGCAACCAAAAGTGGCAAAGCAATTTTTTTCCAAAATTTGTAATTTATCCTGGAAAAAAGTAAAAAGAGGGCCAAACCAGGCAAAACACCATAGAGAAACTGGTGGAGAAAATAGTAAGAAGGCGAACCGAAGCGTTTCTGTCCTTCAACTACGCCAGCGGAAGAAAGCATAACCAAACCAAAAACAATCAGAATAAAAACCAGTATCGTCAAGGTTTTACCAGATTTGGAAATCTGCATCATGGTAGAGGCCGATTTATTAAAATTACAAACTTAACTGGTAGAAAAATTTATCTACCGGCTACGTGCACGTGTTTTGCTGGTCCTTCGGGACAGGCGCAAAACGCGCACGCCTCCACCGGTAAATAACATCCCCTTCTTAGTAATTATAAAAGTGATAAAAATCACCCCGACATCCGCCTGCTGGCGGAGTCGGGGGTTCCCGGTTTGTAATTTTAAGGGGTCAGCCACAAAACATTACTAACTAAATTTTACGGCAAAATTCTGGTTTGGGAAAGATGGCTGAAAAAAACAAAAACCGCTTCCAGTGAAGCGGCATGACAGTAAAGACAAACAAGCCTAGCAGTCTCGTTTAACAGGAATAGGTTCCAGCCGTGGCTGGGGTGCAAATAGTCCTTCAACCCATTTGCGAACCTTGCTTTTGCCGGGTGGAAGCGGGACAACCACCACAAAATAATTATAAATTGACAAGCCAATAAAAAAACCGACTCTGGCAACTACTTCTAGTATTAAGTAGCGGGTTTCATAAATATACAATGGCAAAAAAATAATTTCAAAAACTACCCAAGACAAACAGTAAATCCTGAACCAAAAATTATTTCTTTCTAGCTTTACAACTTCTGACGAAAAAAGGTTCTCTTCTGCTTTGTTGCATTTTTGAATCGAGGGACCAAATATCAAAACACTAAAGATAAGAATGGCTATATCAAACATGTTGCTTTTAACCGTCAAAAAAGGTAAAAAATAATTTATAACCCGAACAAATGTTCCAAAAATGGCAAGAAAGATCCCCATTTTGGCAAAGAAATAGCATGTCAGCCCGGTTAATTTTTGGAACCAATGGCTGAATTTTGTAAGTTTTTCAATGATCTTACTATCCAGAGCTCGCAACATCTCATCCCCCTAGCAACTTATAGATATAAGAATTATGCTAACATTTTATTAATTTATAGTCAAGTTTCAAAACAATGGCGGTATTTTTGAGTCTACCAAAAAAATTATCAGTCCGATTATTGCTCCTATTGCGCTGATCATCCAGAATCGCATAGTTACTTGCGTCTCTGGCCAGCCGCGGGCCTCAAAGTGATGGTGAATCGGCGTGGAAAGAAAAATCTTCTTGCCCCGCAACCGCTTAGATGACAGCTGAATAATTACCGACAACGACTCAATTATGAATACTGCCCCAATCGGTATTAAAAGAAGTGGCGTATTGGTAAGCATCGCAATAATGCCCAACACCACACCCAAAGACATTGAGCCGGTATCGCCCATGAAAAATCTGGCCGGAAAAATGTTATACCACAAAAATGCTATCAGCGCGCCCATTATTGCCGCTATAAAAGTCACTAGATCCATCCTGCCCTGGTCAAAAGCAATGGCGCCGTAAGCGGCAAACATGGTTAGAAATGTACCTGCCGCCAAACCGTCCAGACCGTCTGTTTCGTTGGCAGAAAATGAAGTGGCGACAATAACCAAAATAAAGAATGGTATATACCACCAGCCAATGGTAAAATCCCCAAGAAACGGAATATTTAAAGAATTGAAGCCGAGCTTATAGAAAAACCACCAAGCGCCGCCTGCGGCCACTACCGTGTAAAGCAACAGACGGTATTTCATCCTTAACCCGCCGCCTTTAGGACCGATGCGCATAACGCCCAAAATGTCATCGGCCAATCCAACCAACGCCGCGACAGCCAAAGCACCCAACGGCAGCCAGGTTTGACCACGAGAAAAAAAATTAACACGCGACCAAAAACCGTCAACAGATTTGGAAAGATACCAGAAAAGCAAGGTCAAAATTGTCACTGTAACCCAAATTAAAACTCCGCCCATAGTCGGAGTACCCTCCTTTGACTTGTGAAGCCGATTAAAAATCGGAGCGCCTTCAGCGCGCAGTTGTTTCCCCATCTTGTACTTATACAGAATCTTCATCCAAAGCGGCGTCAGCGCCAGGGAAACAAAAAACGCCAGTGCCGCCACCACGAAAACTCTAACTACATTAAAAATTGTGAAAATATTTTCTGCCATTTATTCCCAGCTATAAGCTGTCTTTCCCCATTCGATTAGCTTCTCGGTTTCTCCAAAACGATTCTGCGAACCAAGTACTACGGAAATGAGGCCGTCGCCAACGTTGTCTAATCCGACCTCAAGAACCATTGTGCCAAGGGCATTGTCCGTATATCCGGTTTTACCGATTATAATCCCCCGAATCTGGTTAAGCAATTGATTGGTATTAACCAAGTGGTGCGGTATCCTGCCATCCGCAGAACTCACGTCCATCGTTGTTGCTTTTAGTGTTCCGGAAATTAACTCGTAACTTTTGGCGTAACTAACCAATTTTATCAAATCTGAAGCAGTTGAAAAAGCATCATAATCATCCAAACCCGCCGGATCAGTAAATTTGCTGTTGGCCATACCCAAGTTTTGGGCTTTTTCATTCATTTTGGCAACAAAATCGATGCCCAATTTTTGCGCTTCAGTGGCCAAGGTCAATGCCGCGTCATTTGACGATTTAACAAGCATAATCTTAAAAAGATCAGCCACGCGCAATTGTTCGTTTTTAAAAAGATCGGCACCATTACCATCCACGTTTATAGACTCCACCGGCACGGAAAAAATTTGATTAAGATCCAAGTTCTCTAAAACCACAATGGCACTCATTAGCTTAGTAATTGAAGCGATGGGCAATCTTTTGTTGATATTTTTTGCAAAAAGAAAACGTCCGGATTTAACGTCAACCAAAGCAGCGGCTCTAGCTTCGATTTCCGGTTCCGGCACATTAAAATCTCTGACCGGTGAATAGCTAATTTCTGAAACCGGCAAAAGGAATGCTTGTTGTCCTTCACTTGGCGGTTGAACCGCCAAGTTGGTGTTTGGGACATCTACCGGATATCCGAAAATAAAAAAAACCGCCCCACTGACCAACCCGCCCAAAACAATTGTAAATAAGATTACATTTGGCCTCATTTAATTTAAGCTTGGAAGAGCGAACCCCGTCAAAAATTACAAACCCCAAGCCGATACCAATCGGCGGTTTTTATCGTTCATAGATTGATAAGAAAGGTGCTAGCCCGACGGATGTACCGGCGGAGGCGCGCGCGTTTTGCGCCTGTCCCGAAGGGCCAGCAAAACACGCGCGCGTAGCCGGTAAATAAAGTTTTGTGCTAATTAAGTTTGTAATTTTTGACGGAGGCGAGCGTCATTTTTTAATTTGTAAATGCAGTTCTTTTAGCTGTTTTTCTTCCAACTCGGAAGGGCTATCCATCATAAGATCTCTTGCGTCACCGGTTTTGGGAAAAGCAATCACTTCGCGTATATTCGGTTCTCCAACCAATACCGCCACCAGCCGATCCAATCCCCAAGCAATACCACCATGCGGCGGCGCGCCGTAGGATAAGGCGTCCAGCATGTGCCCAAAGTTTTTGACAGTTCTTTCTTCTTCAAACCCAATTATCTCAAAAACTTTTTTCAAAGCTTCGGCTTGATGGTTGCGGATGCTCCCGCCTCCGATTTCAAAACCATTTAATATCACGTCGTATTGTGTCGTTAAAATCTCGCCGATATTTTTCTTTTCCATTAACCATTCCGAATGCTCCGGCCTAGGCGCGGAAAAAGGATTATGAGTGAATGTCCACTCGCCATTATCAGTTTTTTCAAAAAAAGGAAAATCAATAATCCAGCAAAATGCCAAAAGGTTAGGGTCATCGGGATGCTCGCGCAAGTCAGGTCTGTCAGTACCATATTTTTCCATTGCCTCTTTGTGGGTTAGCCGCGGAAATGGAACTTCTTGAATTTTTTTATCGGGCATAATGTTTTTAATCAGTTCGATCAATAAGGACTCGTTCACAACCATCACATCTTCGCGTTCCACAAATGACATTTCCAAATCAAGCTGGGTAAATTCCGGCTGTCTGTCACCGCGGGTATCTTCGTCACGAAAACAGCGAGCAATCTGGAAATACTTTTCGATACCGGCAACCATCAATAACTGTTTGTATTGCTGTGGTGATTGCGGCAAAGCATAAAATTTACCAGAATATAAGCGAGAAGGCACCACGTAATCACGCGCACCTTCGGGAGTAGATTTAGTAAGTATCGGGGTTTCAACTTCAATAAAGCCCCTTCCGTCCAAGTAATCGCGAATAAATTTTGTTACTTTGTGGCGTAAAATCATATTTTTTTGCATCCTTTCGCGCCTTAAATCAAGATAACGGTATTTCATCCTGTGGTCCTCGCCTATTTCCCGCCCATCAGTATCCAGCGCAAATGGCGGAGTAACCGCTTGGTTTAAAACCTCCAAAGATTCAGGCTGAATCTCTATTTTGCCGGTTTCTATTTCATCGTTAACCATCGCCTCCGGCCTTGCCGCCACCTTGCCAATAATTTTCAAAACCCATTCCGAGCGTAATGTGTTCGCAGTTTCGTATAGTTCTTTTTGTTGCGGCGTAAAAACAACCTGGACAACCCCGGATCGGTCGCGCAAATCAATAAAAATAATTTTGCCGTGATCTCGACGGCCATGCACCCAGCCAAAAAGCTCCGCATCTTCACCAATCTTATTTTTTGTTTCCGCAATTAGAGTTCGCATTTAACCTAATAGTATTATAAAAAACAAAACTAGGCAAAATGAAAACAGGATTTTCATCCTGTTTTAAAGCAACCTGAATATTACCTCAATGATAACGCTGACAATAACGGGTTTGTCTTCTTTGGTTCCGGGTTTAAATTTCCATTGTTTTACCGCTTCAACCGCTCTTTCGTCTAACCTTAAACCCAAACCTCTGCGAACCAAAACTTTTCTGACATTACCATTGGTATCTATTTCCACGTAAAGAATAACTGTGCCTTGAAGTTTTGCCTTGCGAGCTTCGTCGGAATATTCCGGGTTAATTTTTTTTAAAAGTTGCGGAGGTTCCACACCGTTGCCAACTCCCAACGCGTCTCCGCCCATACCACCGTCTGATCCGGGACCAATGCCGGAACCAGTACCAGATCCGACTCCACCGCCGCTGCCAGTACCGATACCCCCGCCGAAACCGGGACCGTTTGACGGCAGAACAATATTCCCCAAAATATCCCCCAGCGGTCCAAGACTGACAGGCGGCTGTTTTAATTCCGGGGGCACGATTACACTCGGCTCCATAGCCAGTTTTGGCACATCATTTCTAATTTTCACCGATGGCGGTGTAAATTGCTTTAAAGAGAATTTGGGCGGGTTGCCCTTACTTGCCGGCTGAGGCGACCTATCGCCCCCACCGCCACCGCCTCCGGTTTTTTTAGTCTGCGGAAGATAGATTGCGCTATTATTAGGCAAAATTATAAAAACTTCTGATGAAGTTACCGGTTTTTTGTTAAAAAGACCAGACTCTCCGGCAACAAAAACACACACCACCACGATAACGTGGGCAATACCCGACAATAGTAATCCCTTCTTTGGGTTGTGCCTGCTTAAAATATCTTTAACGGGTATTGGGCTTGAGGTAACGACAAGAGGCGGGTCTTTGCCTCTTTTTTTAAGGAACCGGCCCAAGAACTCACCCAATTCAGAAAAAACTCTCTTTTCTTCTGTTAAAAACATTGCCTTCCTTACATTTCTTGAACCAATCAGTTGTTATAACTATCATCCGCTGATTTGAAAGTTTGTCAACCCCGTTAGAAGTCGCCCTTACTGGTTTATTTTCAACAACTATTAATAACTTAAAAGTTTACCGAAACAGTTTTAACTTATGCATAAGGCTGCACAGCAGCGACTTCTAACGGGGTCAATATCAACAAGCAACGCTCAAAAATAAAACACCGCGCTCAAGCGCGGTGTTTTATTGAATCAAATCATTACCAGGCAAAGTGGGCAAAAGCCTTATTGGCTTCGGCCATTCTGTGAGTGTCCGTTTTCTTTTTTATCGCCACTCCGGTGTTGTTATACGCATTGATAATTTCTTGAGCTAATTTTTCCTGCATCGGCTTACCCTTTTGACTACGGGCCGCATCAATAATCCACCTAAAAGCTAACGCCATTTTACGTTCCCCTCTCACTTCGTAGGGAACCTGATAATTAGCACCGCCGATTCTGCGAGACTTGAGTTCAAGCTGTGGCCCAGCGTTATTCAATGCCATATCAAGCACTTCCAGGGCTGGTTTTTTAATTTCCTTTTCTGCGCGCTCCAAAGCCCCGTAGACAATCTTCTCCGCCGTAGACCTCTTGCCACTACTCATCACCTTATTGATTAACTTAACAACCAAAAGAGATGAGTACTTATAATCCGGCTCAACTATTATTTTTTTCTTTATTGGTTTGCGCATTTTTATTTGGGTCTTTTGGCTCCATACTTACTTCTGCCCCTGCGTCTTGCATCAACTCCAGCGGAATCTAGGCGGCCGCGTACTATGTGATACTGGACGCCAGGCAAGTCCTTGACTCTACCGCCACGCAATGTAACCACAGAGTGTTCTTGCAAATTATGTCCTACACCGGGAATATAAGCCGTTACTTCCATGCCATTAGTCAATCTAACACGAGCAAATTTACGCAATGCAGAATTTGGCTTTTTTGGTGTCATGGTGCCAACTTTTATCGCTACTCCGCGCTTGAAAGGTGCATTAAAAAAAATGGGTTTATTCTCAAGGCTGTTGAAACCAAACGACAAAGCCGGCGATCTTGTTTTCGTTTTAGCCCTGCTACGAGGATGTTTTAATAACTGATTTATTGTAGGCATTTTATCTTTACAATTAGGCTACATTAAAAGGCGTTTTCGCCTTTATCCAATTATAATCCTAAATAATAAATTAATCAAGGGAAAAAGTAGAGGGAAAATAAAAATTAAAAAGATAATAAAAAGTATAAAATTATACCGCAACATGAATACCTTAACCGCCGTAAATCTAGCCGGTAAAAATGTCAGTAATAACCAGTGGCCATCCAGAGGCGGAATTGGCATTAAATTAAAGATTGCGAGCGTCAAATTAAGCAATACAATAAAAGATAGGAGTTGCGGCAATACGGTCGCCTCAAGAGATGCAGGCAAAAATCTTATCAAAGTTCCAAATAAAATGGCAATTATTATATTAACTGCAGGGCCCGCAAAAGCCACCTTGGCCGGGCCAAATTTTCTATCATTCAAGTTGGCCGGATTATATGGCACCGGTTTAGCATAACCAAAAACAAAACCACCGGCCCAAAAAGTAAAGAGCGGTAAAAGCACGGAACCAAACCAATCAAGATGTTTGAGGGGATTTAATGTAATCCTGCCCAGGTCTTTGGCTGTATCATCGCCCATACTATGAGCAATCACGCCATGGGATACTTCGTGTAAAACAACCGAAAACAAGACAACGATTATATTAAATAATCCGATAACCAATGACATATACTTGCAAGATTAGCAATTTTAAGTTAATGTGTAAACCATGACCAGATGTCCGCGTTGCGGCAAAAAACCGGTGATGGCAAATAAACGCAAACTTTTGCGCGGTCATTATAATCCCGTAAATCGCTATCGCAAATATCCCAATCTGCAGTGGGCCAACATTGACGGCAAACGCATCATGATTTGCACCTCGTGTATTAAAACACTTGGCAAAATAAAATAGGGCACGGGGTATAGTGCAACGGTAGCACGAGTCCATGGGGTGGATTTAGTCCCGGTTCGAATCCGGGTACCCCGACATGTTATAACAAAAACCGGCCATACGTGGTCGGTTTTTGTTATAATGAGCTTTTTAGTTCAAAATCTTTGCCATTCAGTTTTTTTACTCTTGCGTTGATTTTCAGCCATTAGTAATTCATCATATATACCATCGATAAGTTTGTAATTTACGGCTTCTTCGAGTGTAACCCACTGGAATTGATCGGTTTCGTCCGGCTGTAACACAACATCGCCAGACTGATAATCGGCTAAACAAGAAATGACCAGCGAAGGATTGCCATCACCATGCACCGTAGCCAAACTTGTCACATATGCGATATTTGTAATATCCAAACCAACTTCTTCTTTCACTTCACGCCGCAGAACTTTTTCAAGAACATTGTACCAATAGTCAGTCGTGTCTTTGGGTAAGTTTATGTAATCATCTGTTTCCAATTTACCGCCGGGCACAGTCCACATCCCAGGAAAGCGTTTTTTGTTGAAAGAACGGCGAGTAATCAAATATTTGCCGTCTTTAACGATAATTGCTGTAATAGCCACTTCGTGTAAAAATTTATTATCCATATTAAAATTTATAAAAAATTTAAAAGCTTTAATCTTCTTTTAGAGTAAATTTCGTATACGACGGCTTGTGATTTACCAACTCTTCGTGTTTAAACCAAACGCTTATTTCCGCCTCTGCCTCTTCGGGTGAAGCCGAGGCGTGAATAAGATTGAAAACTCCGATTTTTTTATCATCGGCATAGCCATATGAAACATGGGTATAATCCCCCCTGATGGTACCCGGGACGGCAACCTTGGGTTCGGTGGCACCGACCATTTTTCTGGCAACTTCAACCATCTCCACACCTTCAAGAACCAAAGCAACAATCGGACCAGAAATTAACATGTCAATCATTCTTTGTCTGATTGTCTCCCCCCTCCTTTGAGCCAGGTCTTCCGTATAATGTTTCATGGCAGTATCTTTTTCAGATACCAACATCTTCAGACCAACAATCTTAACGCCAACACGTTCAAATCTGGTGATTATCTCACCTATTATTCCCCTATCTAGAGCGTCTGGTTTTAATAAAATTAGTGTTCTTTGTAATATCATGGTTTTAGTTAACTATTTTGAGCTTGAAGAATAATGTCTTATAGCACCGTTGAAAGGGTGGATTGCATGGTCACCGAGCAGTATAATGGTTGAACTGCGAGGTGAATCCACGCTTTCAACGGAGCGACGCAACCTCGCTGGGGTTGCTAGCGGTGATAGAAAGCATTATTCATCAAGCTCAATTTCATAATTTTGACCATCCAATATTAATTCCACCACGCCATCAATATCCGTCCGATAATATTTTATATCATATTTTTTAAGCCGATCCAAGATTCCTTGATAAGGAAGGCCATATTTATTTTTCTTTCCGACTTCAATAAAAGCCACCTCGGGATTAACTGTTTTCAAAAAATCCTCCGTCGTAGATGTTTTACTGCCATGGTGACCTATCTTTAAAAATTGGGCGCTTAAACTGGCTCCACTGGCCAGAAGCTTATATTCAATCTTGGCCTCGGCATCGCCCATAAACAATATGCCGTCGTCGCCGTAGTCCAGGCGCAATACCACCATTGCATCATGCGAATTTCTAAGCGATGCGTCATCAGCATCAGGATCGGGCGGAGACAAAATTGTAAGTTTCGCCCCGCCGCCTAAGTCAATAATTTGTCCGGCTTCTGCTTGAGTAGTTATAAATGAAGATTTTTCTTTATTCCATTCGGCATAGTCTGCCGTATTATACGAGGTATAATTTTCAATTATCTGTCCGACTTCGTATTTTTTTAAAATCTCAATTAATCCTGCAACATGATCAGCATGAGGATGTGTCAGTATAACCAAATCAATTGATTGGTCATAAAACGGCATAATCCTGCCAAGCTCTTGCAGAATTCTGCCGTCCGGTCCCCCATCAATAAGCACTTGGTTGCCATTAAAATCTATTAGTTCGGCATCACCTTGTCCTACGTCAAGAAAATAAACATGCAACAGGCCATCGCTTTGAGCCCCGGCATTAACGGCGACAAAACTTAAAACAACAGCGGCAGTTATGAAAATGAAAACTGACCACTCAAGTTTGGATAACTTACGCAAAGACAGTGAAGCTGGCATTAGTTCCTCATAACATAAAAGTTCATCACTTGGAAAGGACTTTTTGTTTTTTTGTTAAACTTCTCAAAAACCATACCAAAATACAGTAGGACACTAACAACATCGGCCAGCTAAAACTAATCGCAAGCGTAGCCCAACTTGGCGCCGCCAACAATTTAATAATCTTGAGCTCTATGGTAGTTAATAACCAAGCAAAATAACCGAAAAATTGTCCTAAAAACGGCATGATTATGCCGATAAGGCCACTAATAAAGCCCAGAAGCATGGCAAACGGTATGGTCGGCAAAATGATAATATTAGCAGGCAACGAAGTTAAAGAAAAATTTTTAAAATAGTAAATCAAGAGCGGCAGAACTAAGAGTTGAGCCGATACCGTCATGGCAAATGTTTCACGCAAGTTAAATAACCTGGGCAGTTTTGTAAAATATTTTTCAAGGACCGGAAACACGTAGATGAGTCCGAGCGTCGCCGCGAAAGACAATTGAAAACCTATGTCATAACGCAAAATGGCTGGATTAATCAAAATCATTACCGCGCCGGCAAGGGTTATCGCATTGCGCGGATCACTCAATCTCCCCTCTCTCTGTGCCAGCAAAACTAAAGAACCCATAATAGACGCCCGCACCACAGAAGCCTGCGCTCCTGTCAAAACAGTAAACATGGCCACACCAATTAATGAGAACCAAAAAGCCGTCTGCCTCCTTAAAAACAAAATAAAAAAAGAGGAAATAACCATGACCACTATCGTAATATTGTAACCAGACACCGCGAGAATGTGGCTGGTGCCGGTACGAGAAAAATCGTCTTTAACGTCTTGCGGAATCTGTGAGCGACTGCCAAGAAGTATCCCGTTGATAAACACCGCGTTGGGTTCGGCGATTGATCTGGTAATTGAGTCTTCAAACGTTTTTTTAAGGACAAAGATTTTTTTAAAAATTAAGATTTTTGCATATTCATACTTACTTAGGAGTTGAACTCCTAAGTTGTCTGCAATTTTAATCTCCGGATAAAAAAGCGTGGTGTATATTCTGTCTTTAGCCAGATAAGAAATGTAATCAAAGTCATCAAAATTTTCAGGTTTTTTAATATTGCCGTAAACCCACAGTTGATCACCATACTGATACCTGGGATAGAGTTCTGTTGTAATCAAAACTCTCTCTTCGACCACAACCATGTATGGCGGCACGTTTAGTTGTTTCGCATAAAAAGAAAACCTCTGCTTATTGCCGATGACTTCAGGTTCATTAGATATATAGCCCAAAATGGTAACTTTTATGGGATGTTTGTTCTGCGGATCTACAACCCGTTCTTGTGCTTCAGCAAACTTTTGGAGATTGTGAGTCTTGGAGTTAACGGCATTATAACGCAAAACTCCAGCAAAAAAGAAAAGGGTCACGAAAGCGGCAAAAGCCAATTTGACGTTAAGCAAACCGGAGTCACGACGGTAGAAAATGGCGATAAGCGCCGCGCAGATTACGGCCGCAACCAAAGCTGTGATTTTTGAAATATTAAAAAACGAACCGGCAAAAATGCCGAGAACAAAAGAAAGGAGAATATAAAAAAATATCTGTGAACGATGCATGGTGTTCGTTGTATCAAAATTACAAACCAACCTATACCGAAGAGCTCGATAACCAGCTACGCGAGTTCTTTTTGTTCAATCCACCCGATTACGGGATTTTTCACAAAAAGCCTCGCCTACGCCGAAATAACATCCTCTCGGTATTGATTATCTAGTTGCTAAACGCACGC
This sequence is a window from Candidatus Yanofskybacteria bacterium. Protein-coding genes within it:
- a CDS encoding site-2 protease family protein — translated: MSLVIGLFNIIVVLFSVVLHEVSHGVIAHSMGDDTAKDLGRITLNPLKHLDWFGSVLLPLFTFWAGGFVFGYAKPVPYNPANLNDRKFGPAKVAFAGPAVNIIIAILFGTLIRFLPASLEATVLPQLLSFIVLLNLTLAIFNLMPIPPLDGHWLLLTFLPARFTAVKVFMLRYNFILFIIFLIFIFPLLFPLINLLFRIIIG
- a CDS encoding 50S ribosomal protein L28 codes for the protein MTRCPRCGKKPVMANKRKLLRGHYNPVNRYRKYPNLQWANIDGKRIMICTSCIKTLGKIK
- a CDS encoding NUDIX domain-containing protein, whose product is MDNKFLHEVAITAIIVKDGKYLITRRSFNKKRFPGMWTVPGGKLETDDYINLPKDTTDYWYNVLEKVLRREVKEEVGLDITNIAYVTSLATVHGDGNPSLVISCLADYQSGDVVLQPDETDQFQWVTLEEAVNYKLIDGIYDELLMAENQRKSKKTEWQRF
- a CDS encoding nucleoside-diphosphate kinase (catalyzes the formation of nucleoside triphosphate from ATP and nucleoside diphosphate); amino-acid sequence: MILQRTLILLKPDALDRGIIGEIITRFERVGVKIVGLKMLVSEKDTAMKHYTEDLAQRRGETIRQRMIDMLISGPIVALVLEGVEMVEVARKMVGATEPKVAVPGTIRGDYTHVSYGYADDKKIGVFNLIHASASPEEAEAEISVWFKHEELVNHKPSYTKFTLKED
- a CDS encoding MBL fold metallo-hydrolase; translated protein: MPASLSLRKLSKLEWSVFIFITAAVVLSFVAVNAGAQSDGLLHVYFLDVGQGDAELIDFNGNQVLIDGGPDGRILQELGRIMPFYDQSIDLVILTHPHADHVAGLIEILKKYEVGQIIENYTSYNTADYAEWNKEKSSFITTQAEAGQIIDLGGGAKLTILSPPDPDADDASLRNSHDAMVVLRLDYGDDGILFMGDAEAKIEYKLLASGASLSAQFLKIGHHGSKTSTTEDFLKTVNPEVAFIEVGKKNKYGLPYQGILDRLKKYDIKYYRTDIDGVVELILDGQNYEIELDE
- a CDS encoding ComEC family competence protein — encoded protein: MHRSQIFFYILLSFVLGIFAGSFFNISKITALVAAVICAALIAIFYRRDSGLLNVKLAFAAFVTLFFFAGVLRYNAVNSKTHNLQKFAEAQERVVDPQNKHPIKVTILGYISNEPEVIGNKQRFSFYAKQLNVPPYMVVVEERVLITTELYPRYQYGDQLWVYGNIKKPENFDDFDYISYLAKDRIYTTLFYPEIKIADNLGVQLLSKYEYAKILIFKKIFVLKKTFEDSITRSIAEPNAVFINGILLGSRSQIPQDVKDDFSRTGTSHILAVSGYNITIVVMVISSFFILFLRRQTAFWFSLIGVAMFTVLTGAQASVVRASIMGSLVLLAQREGRLSDPRNAITLAGAVMILINPAILRYDIGFQLSFAATLGLIYVFPVLEKYFTKLPRLFNLRETFAMTVSAQLLVLPLLIYYFKNFSLTSLPANIIILPTIPFAMLLGFISGLIGIIMPFLGQFFGYFAWLLTTIELKIIKLLAAPSWATLAISFSWPMLLVSYCILVWFLRSLTKKQKVLSK